The following are encoded together in the Zingiber officinale cultivar Zhangliang chromosome 8A, Zo_v1.1, whole genome shotgun sequence genome:
- the LOC122012747 gene encoding uncharacterized protein LOC122012747, with protein MPGPGAHTMYALGVGVGLMRLSRGRFGPHHCLFYAANAFLGPDLGSFAEWLGSFASSSASLGSLSMDLVHHPFYYPLLLGLPLSFFYARLSAALLRHGILDPASNVPLNKMQCFILLSAGSLSHFFLDHLFEENGHSTMYTWILSTGWWKSRAPVNPDAVIVVGVLCTCLFAGFVYINRLKTGESIIKRSDQSLRLILFIAALYCIWCASQIYWRNPPQPAIGEEADLGVVIFMSLYFFLPHCLCLLSMNQRDHPETADQLPF; from the exons ATGCCGGGACCAGGCGCGCACACGATGTACGCGCTGGGGGTGGGGGTAGGGTTGATGCGCCTCTCCCGCGGCCGCTTTGGCCCTCACCACTGCCTCTTCTATGCCGCCAACGCTTTCCTCGGCCCCGACCTTGGCTCCTTTGCTGAATGGCTCGGTTCCTTCGCCTCATCTTCTGCCTCTCTCGGATCCTTGTCCATGGACCTCGTCCACCACCCCTTTTACTATCCCTTGCTACTCGGCCTTCCACTCTCCTTCTTCTACGCCCGACTTTCCGCCGCCCTCCTCCGCCATGGCATCCTCGACCCCGCCTCCAAT GTTCCACTGAACAAGATGCAATGCTTCATATTGTTATCCGCTGGATCCCTGTCGCACTTTTTCTTGGATCACTTGTTTGAG GAGAATGGCCATTCAACAATGTATACTTGGATCCTGAGCACAGGTTGGTGGAAGAGCAGAGCTCCTGTCAATCCAGATGCTGTTATTGTTGTTGGAGTCTTATGCACTTGTTTATTTGCCGGCTTTGTTTACATCAACAG GTTGAAAACTGGGGAATCGATCATCAAGAGGTCAGATCAGTCCTTGCGACTTATATTGTTTATCGCTGCCCTCTACTGTATATGGTGTGCCAGTCAAATATACTGGCGAAATCCTCCGCAACCCGCTATAGGGGAAGAGGCAGATCTTGGAGTCGTCATATTTATGTCTCTCTACTTCTTTCTGCCACATTGCCTTTGCTTGCTGTCGATGAACCAGAGAGATCACCCTGAGACAGCAGATCAATTGCCTTTCTGA
- the LOC122012746 gene encoding ATP-dependent 6-phosphofructokinase 2-like, with protein sequence MDLDSSTTATEFPLPPFTLAPLPHLSDYLPSLPSLPNPIDCIPFYHQSAGFYIASSDVILRHIVFDLSSSAPPSPLIAYHRAGPRRTVRFDPSAVRAAIVTCGGLCPGINTVIRELVVGLWEIYGVRQVFGVPSGYPGFYSADPVPLDPKMVDSWHKMGGTALTTSRGGFDLGKIVDAIERHGFNQVYCIGGDGTMRGAAKLYEEIRRRRLYVSLMGIPKTVDNDIGIIDRSFGFQTAVEMAQHAINAAHVEAESAVNGIGLVKLMGRSAGHIALHATLSSRDVDCCLIPENDFYLEGKGGLLEFLDQRLKKNGHAVLVVAEGAGQDMIPRTEAQKEMDESGNPVFLDVGAWLKTELKGWWEREHPDELFTVKYIDPTYMIRAVPANATDNLYCTLLAHSAIHGVMAGYTGFVSGPINGIYGYIPLEEVAVAKNLVDVKDHKWAWVRSVTNQPDFVIT encoded by the exons ATGGATCTCGACTCCAGCACCACCGCCACCGAGTTCCCGCTCCCTCCATTCACCCTCGCCCCTCTCCCCCACCTCTCTGACTACCTCCCCTCCCTCCCCTCCCTCCCCAACCCCATCGATTGCATCCCCTTCTACCACCAGTCCGCCGGCTTCTACATCGCCTCCTCCGACGTCATCCTCCGCCACATCGTCTTTGACCTATCCTCCTCCGCTCCCCCTTCCCCTCTCATCGCCTACCACCGCGCCGGACCGCGGCGGACGGTGCGCTTCGACCCGTCCGCCGTCCGCGCCGCCATCGTCACCTGCGGCGGCCTCTGCCCGGGTATCAACACGGTCATCAGAGAGCTGGTGGTGGGTCTGTGGGAGATCTACGGCGTGCGCCAGGTCTTCGGCGTGCCCTCGGGGTACCCCGGGTTTTACTCCGCTGATCCCGTGCCACTCGACCCGAAAATGGTGGACAGCTGGCACAAGATGGGCGGCACCGCCTTAACCACCTCCAGGGGCGGCTTCGATCTGGGGAAGATCGTCGACGCTATCGAAAGGCACGGTTTTAATCAG GTTTATTGCATTGGTGGCGACGGGACGATGAGAGGTGCTGCAAAACTATATGAAGAGATTCGGCGCCGCAGATTGTACGTATCCCTTATGGGGATCCCCAAGACAGTCGACAACGACATCGGCATCATAGACAGATCCttcggtttccaaaccgccgtGGAGATGGCGCAGCACGCGATCAACGCCGCTCACGTGGAGGCGGAGAGCGCCGTGAATGGCATCGGGCTGGTGAAACTCATGGGCAGAAGCGCTGGCCACATCGCTCTTCACGCCACGCTCAGCAGCCGCGATGTCGACTGCTGTCTCATCCCCGAGAACGACTTCTACTTGGAAGGAAAAGGGGGGCTGCTCGAGTTCCTCGACCAGAGGCTGAAGAAGAACGGGCATGCGGTGCTCGTGGTGGCGGAAGGCGCAGGGCAGGACATGATACCGAGAACAGAGGCTCAGAAGGAGATGGATGAGTCTGGGAATCCAGTCTTTTTAGACGTGGGTGCGTGGCTGAAGACCGAGCTGAAGGGGTGGTGGGAAAGGGAGCATCCTGACGAGCTGTTCACGGTGAAGTACATAGATCCAACCTACATGATAAGAGCAGTCCCAGCAAATGCCACAGACAACTTGTATTGCACCTTGTTGGCTCATTCAGCCATCCATGGAGTGATGGCTGGGTACACGGGGTTCGTGTCAGGGCCGATCAATGGCATCTATGGCTACATACCTCTGGAAGAGGTGGCGGTGGCCAAGAACTTGGTGGACGTAAAGGATCACAAATGGGCGTGGGTTCGGTCGGTGACTAATCAACCGGATTTTGTGATCACATAA
- the LOC122010555 gene encoding uncharacterized protein LOC122010555 codes for MTPKPNSSAKSLKPPTTPSSPKLLRRKSNSLSAKTLPLCRNLPRSASALCIHAPPSSLSYSAFLQLDAQDRSTIYHLWPTLYRSGQNKLRFLIRSAFINATTRSTDSIFFAHPTATSSSPRLEMDLLQKNILKHLVELVALLGLTTTLLCTICTKLCAICKRKHHRDDRSRWSNHVIFVLGNRLRVFLWFMSILILLFREIDELCKMIIR; via the exons ATGACACCCAAG CCGAATTCTTCGGCCAAATCCCTAAAGCCACCTACGACTCCCTCTTCGCCCAAACTTCTCCGCCGCAAGTCTAACTCCCTCTCCGCCAAAACCCTTCCTCTCTGTCGAAACCTTCCGCGCTCTGCCTCCGCGCTCTGCATCCATGCTCCACCTTCATCTCTGTCGTACTCCGCCTTCCTTCAACTTGACGCCCAAGATCGGTCCACCATTTACCATCTCTGGCCAACTCTCTACAG ATCTGGACAGAACAAGCTTCGATTTCTGATCAGATCCGCATTCATCAATGCAACTACCCGGTCAACAGATTCGATATTCTTTGCGCATCCAACAGCAACTTCTTCGTCACCAAGATTG GAAATGGATTTGCTACAAAAGAACATTCTGAAGCATTTAGTAGAGCTTGTTGCTCTTCTTGGGTTAACTACGACACTGTTGTGCACCATCTGCACGAAGCTTTGCGCCATATGCAAAAGGAAGCATCACCGCGACGATAGATCCAGATGGTCCAACCATGTAATTTTTGTACTGGGCAATAGACTTAGGGTCTTTCTTTGGTTCATGTCAATATTGATATTGTTATTTAGAGAAATTGATGAGCTTTGTAAAATGATtattagatga